From a single bacterium genomic region:
- the sucD gene encoding succinate--CoA ligase subunit alpha, whose product MAILLSKDSKVIVQGITGRDGSFHAKLMKEYGTKVVGGVTPGKGGQFVDGIPVFNTVRETVEKEGADVSCIFVPAPFAADAIMEAADAGIKLIVAITEGIPVQDMVKVVKFVEEKGARLIGPNCPGLITPGEAKVGIMPGHIFASGPVGVISRSGTLTYEIVSHLTSAGIGQSTAIGIGGDPIIGTKFIDLLKLFKEDKETQAVVLVGEIGGTDEQEAAAYIKTEFGKPVVAFIAGRTAPKEKRMGHAGAIISGSEGTAEEKIRAFSEAGVPVAKEPREVAELVAKVLK is encoded by the coding sequence ATGGCAATACTGTTGAGCAAAGACTCGAAGGTAATTGTTCAGGGAATTACGGGGCGTGATGGTTCCTTTCATGCCAAGCTGATGAAAGAATATGGGACAAAAGTTGTGGGAGGCGTTACGCCGGGAAAAGGCGGACAATTTGTTGATGGAATACCCGTTTTCAACACAGTAAGGGAAACCGTTGAAAAAGAAGGAGCAGATGTTTCATGTATTTTTGTACCTGCACCCTTCGCAGCCGATGCGATTATGGAAGCCGCCGATGCTGGAATTAAACTAATCGTTGCCATTACTGAAGGTATTCCCGTTCAGGACATGGTTAAAGTCGTTAAATTTGTAGAAGAAAAGGGAGCAAGGCTAATTGGACCGAACTGCCCTGGTTTAATAACCCCGGGGGAAGCTAAAGTCGGCATAATGCCCGGGCACATTTTTGCAAGTGGCCCTGTAGGGGTAATATCGAGAAGCGGAACTCTAACCTATGAAATTGTAAGCCATTTGACAAGTGCGGGGATCGGTCAATCCACAGCCATTGGAATTGGAGGAGACCCCATTATAGGCACCAAATTCATTGACCTTTTAAAACTATTTAAGGAAGACAAGGAGACACAGGCGGTTGTCTTGGTGGGAGAAATAGGTGGAACAGACGAACAGGAGGCAGCCGCTTACATAAAAACCGAATTCGGGAAACCGGTTGTTGCTTTCATCGCAGGCAGGACAGCACCAAAAGAAAAACGGATGGGGCATGCAGGTGCAATAATCTCAGGAAGCGAAGGCACTGCAGAAGAAAAAATTAGGGCTTTTAGCGAAGCAGGTGTACCCGTTGCAAAGGAACCCAGAGAAGTTGCCGAACTCGTTGCTAAGGTTCTAAAATAA